The following proteins are encoded in a genomic region of Candidatus Margulisiibacteriota bacterium:
- a CDS encoding SH3 domain-containing protein → MRNINKKFYYVNLLIGFYLFWTLSFAGNISSDILSSINECPVLISENSENNVSLNILQDLITLTQNPLFYLNPSDADKALLSDDEQVSRNSRFNKIFFIPWHQYRPYYSKTDIQGIINRYKSDPGFGENKLKHSIERVFQLEKLAGLQDYPNTKRKAITVRNTSLRLLPTSRPLFDDFNQAGQGYPFDNLQNSGIAVNTPVYISHQSVDGSWVLAESSFALGWIPADDIAYVDDEFVSSWEFNKFLAVVKDNSAIYNTGYRYGVHANIGSIFPDISYDIINNIFGFLGSLFDARHPDNDYYTCLYAAADSNRNAIIKTGKILKTVSVKKPEKISQKNIASLAVGVMEQPYGWGDMYEDRDCASLIKDLFVPFGIWLPRNGNYQANAGYYMEINVVSSDEKEKIIQEKAVPFFTLVWLKGHIMLYIGSYENKPLVLHNMWGIKTINNEGQEGRFIVGKTVITTLEPGKELPDIYKPLIERVRGITYLGKPMEEIRDKW, encoded by the coding sequence ATGCGCAATATCAATAAAAAATTTTATTATGTGAACCTGCTCATAGGTTTTTATTTGTTCTGGACATTGTCATTCGCGGGAAATATCAGCTCTGATATTTTATCTTCAATAAATGAATGCCCTGTATTGATTTCTGAGAATAGTGAAAATAATGTTTCGCTTAATATTTTGCAGGATTTGATAACGCTTACCCAAAACCCTTTGTTTTATCTTAATCCGTCTGATGCTGATAAAGCTTTGTTGTCGGATGATGAACAGGTAAGCAGGAACAGCAGATTTAATAAAATATTTTTTATCCCTTGGCATCAGTACAGGCCATATTATTCCAAAACAGATATTCAGGGCATAATTAACAGATATAAATCAGATCCTGGTTTTGGTGAAAACAAGCTCAAACATTCTATAGAGAGGGTATTTCAATTGGAAAAACTGGCCGGATTGCAGGATTATCCCAACACAAAACGGAAAGCAATAACCGTGAGAAACACCAGCCTAAGATTGCTGCCAACAAGCAGACCGCTATTTGATGATTTTAATCAAGCGGGTCAGGGGTATCCTTTTGATAATCTGCAAAACTCGGGAATAGCTGTGAACACCCCTGTTTATATCTCGCATCAGTCAGTCGATGGGAGTTGGGTGCTGGCTGAATCAAGTTTCGCGTTAGGTTGGATACCGGCAGATGATATCGCTTATGTTGATGATGAGTTCGTCAGTAGCTGGGAATTTAATAAGTTTTTGGCTGTAGTAAAAGATAACAGTGCAATTTACAATACAGGCTATCGTTATGGTGTGCATGCAAATATCGGCAGTATTTTTCCTGACATATCCTATGATATTATTAATAACATTTTCGGGTTTTTAGGTTCGTTGTTTGACGCCAGACATCCGGACAACGATTATTATACTTGCTTATATGCAGCCGCGGACTCCAACAGGAACGCGATTATAAAAACCGGTAAGATTCTGAAAACCGTATCCGTCAAAAAGCCCGAAAAGATTAGTCAGAAAAATATCGCTTCACTTGCCGTCGGAGTCATGGAGCAGCCTTATGGCTGGGGTGACATGTATGAAGATCGGGATTGCGCATCGCTGATAAAAGACCTGTTTGTGCCTTTCGGGATATGGCTGCCACGAAATGGCAATTATCAAGCAAATGCCGGATATTATATGGAAATAAATGTTGTAAGCTCTGATGAAAAAGAAAAAATAATTCAGGAAAAAGCTGTACCGTTTTTTACTTTGGTTTGGCTGAAAGGACATATCATGCTCTATATAGGTTCATATGAAAACAAACCGCTGGTACTGCATAATATGTGGGGTATTAAAACTATAAACAATGAAGGACAGGAGGGGCGGTTTATTGTAGGCAAAACAGTAATCACTACCCTGGAACCAGGCAAGGAACTGCCTGATATTTATAAACCGCTTATTGAAAGAGTCAGGGGAATAACTTATCTGGGGAAACCGATGGAGGAAATAAGAGATAAGTGGTAA
- a CDS encoding Ni/Fe hydrogenase subunit alpha, with protein MKKVTIDPISRLEGHGKIEIFLDDDGNVENAYLQIPELRGFEQFVVGRPAEDMPVITNRICGVCPEAHHMAATKALDDLFQVVPNSAAKKLRELFYSSFFVTDHTTHFYALGGPDFIVGPDAPAGERNILGVIRKVGVDIGKQVIACRQRNHEVIKLLGGRGIHPAAGLPGGWSKAINEEERQGIEKTARANIEFALFTLKAFDEIVLKNSVYLDLITSDTYRHETYYMGLVDNSNRVNFYDGMLRIVAPNGQEYVKYHPCDYRQHIAEIVMTWTYLKFPYLKNIGWKGFVDGASSGVYCATPLSRLNVADSMATPLAQEHFEKMYETLGSKKVNGRYLPIHFRLATHWARLIELLYAAERMLELATDEEITCPDVRVIPSGVKGEGIGCVEAPRGTLTHHYLTDERGIVAKANLIVGTTNNYAPIAMSIKKAAQKFIHNGIVDEGLLNKVEMAFRLYDPCFSCATHNLPGKMPLHIALKNNSGQLLQEIRRD; from the coding sequence ATGAAAAAGGTGACCATTGATCCCATATCCAGGCTGGAAGGTCATGGCAAAATAGAGATATTTCTTGATGATGACGGAAACGTGGAAAACGCGTATCTGCAAATTCCCGAGCTCAGAGGATTTGAACAGTTTGTAGTAGGTCGTCCGGCAGAAGATATGCCGGTGATCACAAACCGGATTTGCGGCGTATGCCCTGAAGCTCATCATATGGCCGCGACTAAAGCTTTAGATGATCTTTTTCAGGTTGTGCCCAATTCCGCGGCAAAAAAACTCAGAGAACTTTTTTATTCTTCATTTTTTGTAACCGATCATACGACACATTTTTATGCTCTGGGCGGACCTGATTTTATTGTAGGTCCGGATGCTCCTGCCGGCGAACGCAACATTCTGGGGGTTATCAGAAAAGTAGGGGTTGATATAGGAAAACAAGTTATAGCCTGTCGTCAGCGAAATCATGAGGTGATCAAGTTGCTGGGCGGTCGTGGAATTCATCCTGCTGCCGGACTTCCCGGAGGCTGGAGTAAAGCGATTAATGAAGAAGAGCGTCAGGGTATTGAAAAAACCGCGCGCGCCAATATTGAGTTTGCTTTGTTCACCCTGAAAGCTTTTGACGAGATTGTTTTAAAAAACTCTGTATATCTAGACCTTATCACCTCCGATACTTATCGGCATGAAACATATTACATGGGTCTGGTGGACAATAGTAACAGAGTAAATTTTTACGATGGTATGTTGCGGATTGTAGCTCCAAACGGTCAGGAATATGTAAAATATCATCCGTGTGATTACCGGCAGCATATAGCTGAAATAGTAATGACCTGGACATACTTGAAATTCCCTTATTTGAAAAATATCGGCTGGAAAGGTTTTGTTGATGGCGCGAGTAGCGGAGTTTACTGCGCCACACCTCTTTCCAGACTTAACGTAGCTGATAGTATGGCCACACCTCTGGCCCAGGAACATTTTGAAAAGATGTACGAAACTTTAGGTAGCAAAAAAGTAAACGGTCGCTATTTACCAATCCATTTCAGGCTGGCGACGCATTGGGCAAGGCTTATTGAACTACTCTACGCGGCAGAACGCATGCTGGAATTGGCAACAGATGAGGAAATCACTTGCCCTGATGTCAGGGTTATTCCCAGTGGTGTTAAAGGCGAGGGAATCGGTTGTGTGGAAGCACCACGAGGTACTTTAACCCATCATTATTTAACAGATGAAAGAGGTATAGTTGCCAAAGCAAATTTGATAGTCGGCACTACCAATAATTATGCGCCAATTGCCATGTCTATTAAAAAAGCCGCTCAAAAGTTTATTCACAACGGTATTGTTGATGAAGGTCTTCTGAATAAAGTTGAGATGGCCTTTCGTTTGTATGATCCCTGTTTTTCCTGCGCTACTCATAATTTGCCCGGGAAAATGCCATTACATATAGCGCTGAAAAACAATAGCGGACAATTGTTGCAGGAAATAAGGAGAGATTGA
- a CDS encoding hydrogenase iron-sulfur subunit gives MQVNSFEPKIVGFLCNWCSYAGADKAGSAQLVYPPNVRIVKVMCSGRLDAQFVLKAFQEGADGVIILACHPGDCHYKEGNYRARQRYEILSCLLKQYGIELERCVFDYVSAGEGEKFVQIITDTVNKVKQLGELALKETN, from the coding sequence ATGCAGGTTAATAGCTTTGAACCGAAGATTGTCGGATTTTTGTGTAACTGGTGTTCTTATGCCGGGGCAGACAAGGCAGGTTCGGCCCAACTGGTATACCCGCCGAACGTAAGGATTGTGAAGGTGATGTGTTCCGGCAGACTGGATGCCCAGTTCGTTCTGAAGGCATTTCAGGAAGGCGCGGACGGAGTCATTATTCTGGCTTGCCATCCTGGAGATTGTCATTACAAAGAAGGTAATTACAGGGCCAGGCAACGTTATGAAATACTTAGCTGTCTTTTAAAGCAATACGGCATTGAGTTAGAACGTTGCGTTTTTGACTATGTTTCCGCAGGTGAAGGTGAGAAATTCGTTCAGATTATCACTGATACTGTAAACAAGGTCAAACAGCTGGGGGAACTGGCTCTTAAAGAAACAAACTGA
- a CDS encoding hydrogenase maturation nickel metallochaperone HypA — protein sequence MHEMSVIMSAWNIIEEEMKKKHYKKLLSVDIEVGDYLDIVDESLELCFEAVTMESDVAKDAELNIIHKKTVVQCNRCKSTWDFKENWYICEKCNISDSVIIAGKDFRILSLEIEE from the coding sequence ATGCACGAAATGTCTGTTATCATGTCCGCCTGGAACATAATCGAAGAAGAGATGAAAAAAAAGCATTATAAAAAATTATTGTCCGTGGATATAGAAGTAGGAGATTATTTGGATATAGTGGACGAATCGCTGGAGCTTTGTTTCGAGGCTGTAACTATGGAATCGGATGTGGCAAAAGATGCTGAATTGAATATAATTCACAAGAAAACTGTCGTACAATGCAATCGTTGTAAAAGCACCTGGGATTTTAAAGAAAACTGGTATATTTGTGAGAAATGTAATATATCCGATTCTGTTATCATCGCCGGTAAGGATTTCCGAATTTTAAGTTTGGAAATTGAAGAGTGA
- a CDS encoding hydrogenase maturation protease — MKLVVVGLGNPVMSDDSVGIKTVRELAKKLPANSEVIIKEAYAGGLRLMDELIGYEQAIIVDSIVTDKYKPGTIIKSDLQTSFISRNLSCSHDLDLISALELARISGLKCPEKISVWAIEAKDIWTFSEMLTAQVSQAVPLVVQEIEQVIDGLVGNLTNMEPVPGTNRRQG; from the coding sequence ATGAAACTGGTTGTTGTAGGTCTTGGTAATCCGGTAATGAGTGACGATAGTGTAGGAATTAAAACAGTACGTGAACTGGCAAAAAAGTTACCTGCTAACTCTGAAGTCATAATCAAAGAAGCGTATGCCGGAGGATTGCGACTTATGGATGAATTGATCGGCTATGAGCAGGCAATTATCGTCGACTCAATAGTCACAGATAAATATAAGCCTGGAACAATAATCAAATCGGATTTACAAACTTCCTTTATTAGCAGGAACCTCTCTTGTTCACATGATCTGGATTTGATTTCTGCTTTAGAACTGGCCCGCATTTCCGGTTTGAAATGTCCGGAGAAAATATCAGTTTGGGCAATTGAGGCTAAGGATATATGGACCTTTAGCGAGATGTTAACAGCTCAAGTATCACAAGCCGTTCCCCTGGTAGTACAAGAAATAGAGCAAGTAATAGACGGCTTGGTCGGTAATTTAACAAATATGGAACCGGTTCCCGGCACTAACAGGAGGCAAGGATGA
- a CDS encoding MotA/TolQ/ExbB proton channel family protein, translated as MTIYQFLQQGGMVLWLLTFCSILSISVIIERLFVFGIIKRKIKKLNRDLLPKLKKNKINDSIDICEKNKSLVGDMFAQAIDKKGQTKDKLEELVHRKGIALTLQLENKLSILATLGNITPFIGLFGTVLGIIKTFRGLSLAQTYAAGMVASGIAEALLNTAAGLFVAIPAVIAFNYFTRQTYGILRGLEITSSEVIELLTGGNGPSSTSNKTPKN; from the coding sequence ATGACTATTTATCAATTTCTGCAGCAGGGTGGCATGGTTTTATGGTTGCTGACCTTTTGTTCCATCCTTTCAATATCGGTAATCATTGAACGTCTGTTCGTATTTGGCATAATTAAAAGAAAAATAAAAAAACTGAACAGGGATTTACTGCCTAAACTAAAAAAAAATAAGATTAATGACTCCATAGATATTTGTGAAAAAAATAAATCTCTTGTCGGAGACATGTTTGCCCAGGCCATTGATAAGAAAGGTCAAACTAAAGACAAACTTGAGGAGCTTGTGCATCGCAAAGGTATAGCTCTTACTTTGCAACTGGAAAATAAGCTAAGCATATTGGCAACCCTGGGTAATATTACACCATTTATCGGTCTGTTCGGTACTGTCCTGGGGATAATTAAAACATTCAGAGGATTATCTCTGGCGCAAACCTATGCCGCCGGAATGGTAGCCAGCGGTATTGCGGAGGCATTGCTAAACACCGCTGCCGGATTATTCGTCGCTATACCAGCGGTCATAGCCTTTAATTATTTTACCCGCCAAACTTATGGCATATTACGTGGGCTGGAAATAACCAGCTCTGAAGTGATCGAACTTTTAACTGGAGGGAACGGGCCATCATCCACTTCCAACAAGACACCAAAAAATTAA
- a CDS encoding CoB--CoM heterodisulfide reductase iron-sulfur subunit A family protein: MMKTGIYLCECGGNISDKINLQKVTEEIMLQQFVGYVERINLMCSFDGQQALISSLLNKRPDRVVIAACSPRDHEKTFMDALSQAGINPYLMQMVNFREQLAWVTEDGEKATQKAISMLKGALGRVRLQESLTKQKLSMATDVVIIGAGPAGLKAALTLAKADRKVTIVEKSPMVGGLPVQYGELFPEMECGPCMLEPLEHEIFHGDYAKNIEIMTSSELHEVKGFYGNFILQVKKHPRYVQVHKCIGCGECVNVCPISIKNPLNFGRNQKKAIDFTFFGALPNATYIDYSVCLRAKGENCTSCRDVCPIEGTVNYEDTEEIVNIKAGAVLLAVGSGLYDLNRLPNLGYGKMNDVISSLEFERMLASTGPTSGKIQLQDGGLPGSIAIIHCVGSLDKEHKSYCSGTCCQSAFKYNHEIHQKLHGAKIVHLYRQFVFPGKSNYNLYEKAMHNPDSILIKYKNIKDINVFDNHSSKIIQYKDCDGHSGEINVDMVILLPAVIPSSDSKSFLELLEVNPDKEGFFEELHGIADNASSKVKGVYLAGSCQSPKDIAQSMTQGMASAGYILSGLIPGRQLEIEPITATVIDEKCAGCRVCASVCPYKAVQFDEEKKKSTVNAVLCQGCGTCVASCPAGAIKGNNFTLEQIFAEIKGLMS; encoded by the coding sequence ATGATGAAAACCGGGATTTATTTATGTGAGTGTGGTGGTAATATTTCCGACAAAATCAATTTGCAAAAAGTGACCGAGGAAATAATGCTGCAGCAATTTGTCGGATATGTGGAACGTATAAATCTGATGTGTTCATTTGACGGACAACAGGCCCTTATTTCCAGCCTGCTTAATAAAAGACCGGACAGAGTAGTTATCGCGGCATGTTCACCCAGAGACCATGAAAAAACATTTATGGATGCGCTAAGTCAGGCTGGGATAAACCCCTATTTAATGCAAATGGTTAACTTCAGAGAGCAACTGGCCTGGGTTACTGAGGACGGGGAAAAAGCTACGCAAAAAGCAATAAGCATGTTGAAAGGCGCATTAGGCAGGGTACGATTACAGGAATCGTTGACCAAACAAAAGCTGAGTATGGCAACGGATGTAGTCATTATCGGCGCCGGACCGGCCGGGCTTAAAGCTGCTTTAACTCTGGCCAAGGCTGATCGCAAAGTAACTATTGTGGAAAAGTCGCCAATGGTTGGTGGCTTACCCGTACAATATGGTGAACTGTTTCCCGAAATGGAATGCGGACCTTGTATGCTGGAGCCCTTGGAACACGAAATTTTTCATGGTGATTACGCAAAAAACATTGAGATCATGACTTCTTCTGAATTGCACGAAGTAAAAGGTTTTTATGGCAATTTCATATTGCAGGTTAAAAAACATCCACGTTATGTGCAGGTTCACAAATGTATTGGTTGCGGTGAATGTGTTAATGTTTGTCCGATAAGCATCAAGAACCCTTTAAATTTCGGTAGGAATCAAAAAAAAGCAATTGATTTTACTTTTTTCGGCGCTTTACCCAATGCCACCTATATCGATTATTCCGTATGTCTGAGAGCTAAAGGCGAGAATTGTACATCTTGCAGGGATGTTTGCCCTATAGAAGGTACGGTGAATTACGAAGATACGGAAGAAATTGTGAATATAAAGGCCGGGGCTGTTCTTTTAGCAGTAGGTTCAGGATTATATGATCTGAACCGTTTACCCAATCTGGGATATGGAAAAATGAATGATGTTATCAGTAGTCTGGAATTTGAAAGAATGCTGGCGTCGACAGGTCCTACCAGTGGGAAAATACAATTACAAGATGGCGGACTGCCTGGCAGCATAGCTATTATTCATTGTGTAGGAAGCCTTGATAAAGAGCATAAATCTTATTGTTCAGGCACATGTTGTCAGTCTGCTTTTAAATATAATCATGAAATTCATCAGAAGCTCCATGGTGCAAAGATTGTTCACTTGTACAGACAGTTTGTATTTCCGGGGAAAAGTAATTATAACCTGTATGAAAAAGCCATGCATAACCCTGACTCTATATTAATAAAATATAAAAATATTAAGGATATAAATGTCTTTGACAATCATTCTTCAAAAATAATTCAGTATAAGGATTGTGATGGACACAGTGGTGAGATAAATGTCGATATGGTTATTCTGCTTCCGGCTGTTATTCCCAGTTCAGATAGCAAATCCTTCCTTGAACTTTTGGAAGTTAATCCTGACAAGGAAGGTTTTTTTGAAGAACTTCACGGTATCGCGGATAACGCCAGCAGCAAAGTAAAGGGTGTCTATCTGGCAGGTTCTTGCCAGTCGCCCAAAGATATTGCTCAGTCCATGACCCAGGGTATGGCTTCGGCCGGATATATTTTATCCGGACTAATCCCGGGTCGTCAGCTGGAAATAGAGCCCATAACCGCAACGGTTATCGATGAAAAATGCGCTGGTTGCAGGGTTTGCGCCAGCGTGTGTCCGTACAAGGCTGTACAGTTTGATGAAGAAAAGAAAAAATCAACTGTTAACGCTGTTTTATGCCAGGGTTGCGGAACATGTGTAGCATCATGTCCGGCTGGCGCTATAAAAGGAAATAATTTTACACTAGAACAAATTTTTGCTGAAATTAAAGGGTTGATGAGTTGA